The following are encoded together in the Canis aureus isolate CA01 chromosome 30, VMU_Caureus_v.1.0, whole genome shotgun sequence genome:
- the LOC144301685 gene encoding uncharacterized protein LOC144301685, which produces MADTCCSRTCLIAASTLSVCSSDLSCGGRLCSPSACTSSSWQVDDCQETCCEPPCCAPASCLTLLCTPASCGSSPCPPACPGSCQPSCGSCSPCQEGCGVSVCCKPVCCTPVCCKPLCCESSPCCQQSSCQPSCGSCSPCQEGCCMSVCCKPVCCTPVCCTPVCCKPLCCESSLCCQQSSCQPSCCSSSPCQEDSCVSVCCKPMCCTPVCCKPVCCKPVCCKPVCCTPVCCKPVCCTPVCSKPVCCQASPCCQPSPCRPSSCVSLLCRPVCRPAWCVPLSPCQRSCCPQASSVSLLCRPMCSR; this is translated from the coding sequence ATGGCTGACACCTGCTGCTCCCGGACCTGCCTTATTGCCGCCTCCACCCTGTCCGTCTGCTCCAGCGACCTGAGCTGCGGCGGCCGCCTCTGCTCGCCCAGCGCTTGCACCAGCTCCTCCTGGCAGGTGGACGATTGCCAGGAGACCTGCTGCGAGCCCCCCTGCTGCgcccccgcctcctgcctgaccctcctctgcacccctgcGAGCTGCGggtccagcccctgcccaccGGCCTGCCCCGGCTCCTGCCAGCCCTCGTGCGGCAGCTGCTCCCCCTGCCAGGAGGGCTGCGGTGtgtctgtctgctgcaagcccgtgtgctgcacccctgtctgctgcaagccccTGTGCTGTGAGtcctccccctgctgccagcaGTCTAGCTGCCAGCCCTCCTGCGGTAGCTGCTCCCCCTGCCAGGAGGGCTGCTGTAtgtctgtctgctgcaagcccgtgtgctgcACCCCCGTCTGCTGCACCCCAGTCTGCTGCAAGCCCCTGTGCTGTGAGTCCTCCCTCTGCTGCCAGCAGTCTAGCTGCCAGCCCTCTTGCTgcagctcctccccctgccaggaagacagctgtgtgtctgtctgctgcaagcccatgtgctgcacccctgtctgctgcaagccTGTGTGCTGCAAGCCTGTGTGCTGCAAGCCCGTCTGCTGCACCCCAgtctgctgcaagcccgtctGCTGTACCCCTGTCTGCAGCAAGCCTGTCTGCTGCCAGgcctccccctgctgccagcccagcccctgcagaCCCTCCTCCTGCGTGTCCCTCCTCTGCCGCCCCGTGTGCAGGCCCGCCTGGTGcgtccccctctccccctgccagcGCAGCTGCTGCCCCCAGGCCTCCAGCGTGTCCCTGCTGTGCCGCCCCATGTGCTCCCGCTGA